From a single Silene latifolia isolate original U9 population chromosome 6, ASM4854445v1, whole genome shotgun sequence genomic region:
- the LOC141658767 gene encoding uncharacterized protein LOC141658767 translates to MRETVLQIAGERLRGWRTYMTSYFVFKTRKQRRKVPINDPSTIYDGITKEDWALFVRQRMDEKFQEKSKKVRESQKNNLHPHYMGRTGYAGKLPQWHKEEVEAILSSNPAADPVTTQQSVAKRLEDRGYAWIKGHTPSLKNPPKPTQKLIEEIKHWKKMEEKGKFVPTRKEDVLVKALGKPEHCGRTRGVGSRVGIQSYFGKPTSRRRLHETLYTENDLMMFKEEVKKETMTQMNEIVNQKVSEIYKKLKMTLPPELEEATHLDQLEETTHLDQSSVRSIEPKDPFLELKSPVPCRLAVYGIDSEIIVADGTAWPWKEGTMVHNTPLSHQNVRVSIDNILDGKSQLPIPWDENVRVAEVFGSFAQWPKSLVLLENKEDNNSNEKLKDHAKSKDPKECDNDFQHGDDNVVHLNKDEDKSMEKVNSNGTKTSSTTVQHGNEETFEKKGPLSVKELSELGQHCQRLERNICSAILGEHSLFNIKISKLVYAYEQDIEQLMLFEDIREMFRYYCLNITMLQVWGSFLYEYATQSKVKLPVGFLCPDKLCTYTRAPLDMEEYVTNALKKQEKNRYIMGAFREGYHWMLLVFDIGENILYIFDSAQTPRKNYLIKTNLKEAWKPYCFMAGRRHPYKKNDLQVKMIDCPQQPNNYE, encoded by the exons ATGCGTGAAACTGTTTTACAAATCGCGGGGGAACGATTGAGAGGTTGGAGGACATATATGACATCCTACTTCGTCTTCAAGACAAGAAAGCAAAGGAGAAAAGTGCCGATAAATGATCCTTCGACCATTTATGATGGTATCACAAAAGAGGATTGGGCACTGTTTGTGAGGCAGCGTATGGACGAGAAATTTCAG GAAAAGAGTAAAAAAGTACGAGAATCCCAGAAAAATAACCTGCATCCACATTATATGGGGAGAACTGGTTATGCAGGGAAGTTGCCTCAATGGCATAAAGAAGAAGTAGAAGCAATATTGTCTAGCAATCCTGCAGCTGATCCCGTAACTACACAACAATCTGTTGCGAAACGTCTTGAGGATCGGGGTTATGCATGGATCAAAGGTCATACCCCTTCATTAAAAAATCCACCTAAACCGACACAAAAATTAATAGAAGAGATT AAGCATTGGAAAAAGATGGAAGAAAAGGGGAAGTTTGTACCTACTCGAAAGGAAGATGTGTTGGTAAAGGCCCTGGGGAAACCCGAGCACTGTGGGAGAACGAGAGGAGTAGGAAGTCGTGTTGGCATCCAATCTTATTTCGGAAAACCTACTAGTCGACGACGACTTCATGAAACTTTGTATACAGAGAATGACTTGATGATGTTTAAGGAAGAGGTtaagaaagagacgatgacacAGATGAATGAAATTGTAAATCAAAAAGTGTCCGAAATTTACAAGAAGCTTAAAATGACTTTGCCTCCAGAACTTGAAGAAGCTACTCACCTAGATCAACTTGAAGAAACTACTCACCTAGATCAAAGTAGTGTTCGTTCCATTGAGCCTAAGGATCCGTTTCTTGAGTTAAAG TCTCCTGTTCCATGTCGTCTTGCTGTGTATGGAATTGATTCTGAAATAATTGTTGCCGACGGGACAGCTTGGCCATGGAAAGAAGGGACGATGGTACATAACACTCCATTGAGTCATCAAAATGTTCGAGTGTCCATTGATAATATTCTAGACGGGAAGTCTCAACTTCCTATTCCTTGGGATGAAAATGTAAGGGTTGCTGAAGTTTTTGGAAGCTTTGCACAGTGGCCAAAATCCTTGGTTTTGTTAGAAAATAAAGAG GACAATAATTCTAATGAGAAGCTTAAAGACCATGCAAAGTCAAAAGATCCTAAGGAGTGCGATAATGATTTTCAACATGGTGATGATAACGTTGTTCACCTAAACAAGGACGAG GACAAGAGTATGGAGAAGGTCAACTCAAATGGTACCAAGACATCTAGTACCACTGTTCAACATGGTAATGAAGAG ACTTTTGAGAAAAAGGGCCCCCTAAGTGTGAAAGAGCTAAGTGAGCTGGGGCAACATTGTCAAAGGTTGGAACGGAATATATGTTCAGCTATATTGGGTGAACATTCATTATTTAATATAAAGATAAGTAAATTGGTTTATGCCTACGAACAAGACATTGAGCAGCTCATGCTTTTCGAAGATATTAGGGAGATGTTCAGATACTATTGTCTAAACATAACGATGCTTCAAGTTTGGGGAAG CTTCTTATACGAGTACGCGACACAATCTAAAGTGAAACTTCCGGTTGGATTTTTGTGTCCCGATAAACTGTGCACCTACACACGTGCTCCGCTTGACATGGAGGAATATGTGACAAACGCCTTGAAGAAACAAGAAAAAAATAGATATATCATGGGCGCATTTCGTGAGGG CTATCATTGGATGTTGCTTGTATTTGATATTGGGGAGAACATTTTGTATATTTTTGACTCGGCTCAAACACCAAGGAAGAATTACTTGattaaaacaaacttgaaaga GGCTTGGAAACCATATTGTTTTATGGCTGGAAGACGTCATCCATACAAAAAAAATGATCTTCAAGTCAAAATGATCGAT TGCCCTCAACAGCCAAATAACTATGAATGA